The Pogona vitticeps strain Pit_001003342236 chromosome 6, PviZW2.1, whole genome shotgun sequence genome contains a region encoding:
- the LOC144583475 gene encoding uncharacterized protein LOC144583475, whose protein sequence is MEWKACSPSKGPFSIPVIMGRGGYGIGTVPTRVRRTMNRCLKAVHCSETVINPQYRGGQPSHPSTLNLVLLNARSVSNKPQVIYDLILEEDADLACITETWINGERALPWLSSACPVMLSSTRVDWRGRGGVAIVYKFNLEVTRRSSVVKPGLEALHVSIGARDGIGILLGYRAPRDPATSLPELDDFVSAALLGSPRLLVLGDFNVHAGAETTGPALEFLETMASLNMSQHVIGPTHMGGHTLDLFFSTNWSECGLVVTDLVSVPLSWSDHHLIKCNLSVALPPCREQAPISMVRPRSLLDPVGFQKAMRGVSADLAGAPVEALVDSWSSAATRAIDTIAPKRPLLLRARPEPWFNQALRAMK, encoded by the coding sequence atggagtggaaggcctgctcGCCCAGCAAGGGGCCTTTCAGCATCCctgtgatcatgggtagagggggatatggcataggcacagtccctactcgtgttagaagaacgatgaacagatgtttgaaggctgttcattgttctgagactgtgatcaacccccagtatcgaggtggCCAGCCCAGCcacccctccactctaaatctggtactgttgaatgccagatctgtttCCAACAAACCCCAGGTGatctacgaccttatcctggaggaggatgcagacctggcatgcataacggagacgtggattaatggggagagggccctcccctggctctcatctgcatGCCctgttatgctgtccagcaccagggtagactggaggggcagggggggagtagccattgtttacaaattcaacttggaggttactaggcgctcctcggtggtaaagccaggtctagaggcactccacgtgtcgataggggctagggatggtattgggattttgctgggttaccgtgctccccgcgacccagccacttccctaccggagctggacgactttgtctctgcggcattgttgggatccccaaggcttctcgtcttgggtgatttcaatgtgcacgcgggggcagagactacagggccagctcttgagttcttggaaaccatggcttccttgaacatgtcccaacatgtcatcggccccacccacatgggtggccatacgttggacctgtttttttccaccaattggagtgagtgtggtctggtggtcactgaccttgtgtcggtccccttgtcatggtcagatcaccacctaataaaatgcaacctctcagtggcactccccccttgcagggagcaggcacctatttctatggtccgccctcgaagcctactggatcctgttggattccagaaggccatgagaggtgtttcggctgacctggctggtgctcctgtcgaggctctggttgacagctggtccagcgctgccactagggctatagacacgatcgcgcctaaacggcCTCTCCTGCTCAGAGCTCGGCCTgagccctggtttaaccaggcgCTCCGAGCAATGAAGTga